A single Anopheles funestus chromosome 2RL, idAnoFuneDA-416_04, whole genome shotgun sequence DNA region contains:
- the LOC125761097 gene encoding 4-hydroxybenzoate polyprenyltransferase, mitochondrial, with amino-acid sequence MIRSTSVWRGGVGSSTTLFHGWPWSRNVCASRPMHAKRTICFPLNRQLIPKVMERRLLCPAYIDRKSNVHSYRVQTIPNNFSMLNARSIASDNSHKTDSRSRRSEQKEVQSWQQKISPYAKLMRIDRPIGSWLLFWPCGWSIALSAPAGCWPDPMMLGLFGVGAFIMRGAGCTINDLWDRDIDAKVERTRNRPIVAGEIAPFDALVFLSGQLGVGLFVLLQLNWYSILLGASSLGLVIVYPLMKRITYWPQLMLGATFNWGALLGWSATQGSVEWSACLPLYVAGVCWTIVYDTIYAHQDKVDDLLIGIKSTALRFGDNTKLWLSGFTAAMLANLVTAGLVCDQTWPYYTSIGLIGAHLVHQIHSLNIHNPKDCATKFISNHQVGFLLFLGIVLGTLYKKNSDDRTKGSTTATGTSSSSSTGGQLSATVTSARNIAV; translated from the exons ATGATACGAAGTACCAGCGTATGGAGAGGGGGTGTTGGAAGCAGCACCACCTTGTTTCATGGTTGGCCGTGGAGCAGAAACGTCTGTGCATCGCGACCCATGCATGCAAAACGAACCATATGTTTCCCGCTAAACCGGCAGTTAATCCCGAAAGTAATGGAAAGGAGGCTACTTTGTCCGGCATATATCGATCGAAAATCAAATGTGCATTCATATAGAGTGCAAACGATACCAAATAACTTCAGCATGCTCAATGCCCGGAGTATCGCAAGTGATAATAGCCATAAGACGGATAGTAGGTCTAGACGGTCGGAACAAAAAGAGGTACAGtcatggcaacaaaaaatatcccCATACGCAAAATTGATGCGTATCGACAGACCCATCGGTTCATGGTTACTTTTTTGGCCCTGTGGATGGAGTATAGCGCTTAGTGCCCCAGCGGGTTGCTGGCCGGATCCGATGATGCTAGGTTTGTTTGGAGTCGGAGCGTTCATTATGCGAGGCGCCGGATGCACCATCAACGATCTATGGGATCGTGATATTGATGCAAAGGTTGAAAGGACTCGAAATCGACCAATTGTAGCAGGAGAAATTGCCCCATTCGATGCGCTTGTGTTCCTGTCGGGTCAGCTAGGTGTGGGATTGTTTGTGTTGCTCCAGTTAAACTGGTACTCGATCCTGTTGGGTGCTAGCTCATTGGGACTAGTCATTGTTTATCCTTTGATGAAACGTATCACCTATTGGCCGCAATTGATGCTCGGAGCAACCTTCAATTGGGGAGCATTACTTGGCTGGAGCGCTACACAAGGATCGGTCGAATGGTCCGCCTGCTTGCCACTATACGTCGCTGGAGTTTGCTGGACAATTGTGTACGACACTATATACGCGCATCAGGACAAGGTGGATGATTTGTTAATAGGAATCAAGTCAACAGCTCTGCGCTTTGGAGACAATACGAAACTGTGGCTTAGCGGATTTACGGCAGCTATGCTAGCTAACCTGGTTACTGCTGGACTGGTGTGTGATCAAACGTGGCCATATTATACCTCGATCGGGCTCATTGGAGCCCACTTAGTTCATCAG ATTCACTCTCTAAACATTCACAACCCAAAGGATTGTGCTACCAAATTCATTTCGAATCATCAGGTAGGATTTTTACTGTTCCTTGGAATCGTCCTTGGAACGCTGTACAAAAAGAATAGCGATGATCGAACAAAAGGCTCAACAACTGCCACTGgtactagcagcagcagcagtacggGGGGCCAGCTAAGTGCAACGGTTACCAGCGCGAGAAATATTGCGGTATAA
- the LOC125761090 gene encoding guanine nucleotide-binding protein-like 3 homolog encodes MALKALKCRSSKRQKASLRYKVIKKIAESKRKKAKEAKKLPKLKSKKQKLIQVPNICPFKKEVIEEVEAYKKIQEELRQQQKERQKEQRQEELRSKTLQSMVADAEKRQDQFSPQTEEDDEYANVSKGGKENSLKAYFKEFKKVVDAADVVLEVVDARDPLGTRCAEVAKIVREAPGQKRLVLILNKADLVPRDNLERWMKYLRRSGPVIPFKATTQAQKSNIGHKKFKSTKSLECSPCIGADLLKELLANYCRSDSIRTSIRVGVVGLPNVGKSSLVNSLKRRRACMVGAKPGVTKQMQEVQIDSHVKLLDSPGIVFQRPKEQDQNKFYALKNAQRITEIQDPFPLANDILKRGTMMYFCKLYDISEFHSTDEFLAKKAIRMGALAKKGVPDVKKAARCLIEDWNIGKIKYCTQPPEDNSNEIHLDAQLVTSSENVPELNLDQQLDELVAQLGSQYEASFNKKDADGMKMAIKQEDILTMEVDTGGPVHMRLARSDQLTQLANDGKIIEQDDAMSGKTDDGKRRKRKVNDYAEEEKRFRKDPMFQLEGNQMSNRSMKQEMKKRKKQENKLSNSSKEQDEEKEAYDFDDDYSMED; translated from the exons ATGGCGCTGAAAGCGCtaaaat GTCGTTCTTCGAAACGCCAGAAAGCATCCCTGCGGTACAAGGTAATCAAGAAGATCGCCGAAAGCAAACGTAAGAAGGCGAAGGAAGCAAAGAAGCTGCCGAAgcttaaaagtaaaaaacagAAGTTGATCCAAGTGCCGAACATATGTCCCTTCAAAAAGGAAGTGATTGAAGAGGTCGAGGCGTACAAGAAGATACAGGAAGAACTACGTCAGCAGCAAAAAGAGCGACAAaaagagcagcgacaggaagAGTTGCGTTCCAAGACCCTTCAGTCAATGGTAGCCGATGCTGAAAAACGACAGGACCAGTTCAGCCCGCAAACAGAAGAGGATGATGAGTATGCAAATGTTTCTAAaggaggaaaggaaaattcgTTGAAAGCATACTTCAAGGAGTTTAAGAAAGTTGTCGATGCCGCGGATGTTGTGCTAGAAGTGGTCGATGCCCGTGATCCACTAGGTACCCGATGCGCAGAGGTGGCAAAGATTGTCCGTGAGGCACCCGGTCAGAAACGATTGGTTTTGATCCTGAACAAGGCTGATCTTGTACCGCGCGATAATTTGGAGCGCTGGATGAAATACCTGCGTCGTTCCGGGCCCGTTATACCGTTCAAGGCAACGACGCAAGCGCAAAAATCCAATATTGGCCACAAGAAATTTAAATCCACCAAGTCTCTTGAATGTTCTCCCTGTATTGGAGCGGATTTACTGAAAGAGCTGTTGGCTAACTACTGTCGTAGCGACAGCATCCGTACCTCCATTCGCGTCGGAGTGGTAGGGCTGCCGAATGTAGGCAAAAGTTCATTAGTTAACTCGTTGAAGCGTAGACGTGCTTGTATGGTGGGAGCAAAACCAGGTGTCACAAAGCAGATGCAAGAAGTGCAAATCGATTCGCACGTGAAACTTCTCGACAGTCCGGGTATTGTTTTCCAGCGTCCCAAGGAACAGGACCAGAACAAATTTTATGCACTAAAGAATGCGCAGCGCATTACGGAAATCCAGGACCCTTTCCCGCTGGCGAACGACATTCTGAAGCGTGGCACTATGATGTATTTTTGCAAATTGTACGACATCAGTGAGTTCCATTCCACGGATGAGTTTCTGGCCAAGAAAGCTATTCGCATGGGTGCACTAGCGAAGAAGGGTGTACCGGACGTAAAAAAGGCGGCCAGATGTCTGATTGAGGATTGGAACAttggaaaaatcaaatattgtaCACAGCCACCGGAGGATAATTCGAACGAAATACACCTAGATGCCCAGCTTGTAACGTCCTCGGAAAATGTGCCCGAGCTTAACCTCGATCAACAGCTCGATGAACTAGTGGCGCAGTTGGGTAGTCAGTATGAGGCAAGTTTTAACAAGAAGGATGCGGACGGCATGAAGATGGCAATCAAACAAGAGGATATTCTCACGATGGAAGTAGATACCGGCGGTCCAGTACATATGCGCCTTGCAAGAAGCGATCAGCTGACGCAACTTGCAAATGATGGTAAAATTATTGAGCAGGACGATGCCATGAGTggcaaaaccgatgatggtaAAAGACGCAAACGAAAGGTTAACGACTACGcagaggaagaaaaacgatTCCGCAAGGATCCCATGTTCCAGCTGGAAGGTAATCAAATGTCTAATCGAAGCATGAAGCAAGAGATGAAGAAACGCAAAAAACAAGAGAACAAGCTGAGCAACTCAAGCAAGGAGCAGGATGAAGAGAAGGAAGCATACGATTTCGATGATGATTACAGTATGGAAGACTAA
- the LOC125761093 gene encoding uncharacterized protein LOC125761093 has translation MALSQLVEKLKFGEKYILANIVVMPLAKPPDCDECRLPARNKFLTLDIWESFVYRKLYDLFRKHIVEHDKDPLYQLNTEYHLICNDRPYLQMKYVFRDKHYRNNLNILFKEKLTNLHETCVYVEISDLGQAIFDKVENLGKTIQRLSREIEQSRRENTNVAAEANKLKISNSCLSSEVEEYHPEPVKKGARNAYEEYVPVTRNGASPGIKRTYKPSKITDGGKPVGSVEPDPYTPGTIDTPSKISYTPTSSPQNKVDSRRNVVVTPVKPEKNLFGSDDDDEYDPTSTKSPAEQQTKNDSGKDMFSDSEQHSINDDSDLKPTASDPSYLAKREVLPRSSKQNIRSLLTESPEEKAQRKASKKLAKSVEENLNKIMQLKKVIRKKTVPKKEGSLKKQSKIDKICEVATNIRRLSKVEVLDCINLSKEEILETFSQYKQELRGLYLRNKDHTERQWKSSRELCYFTDLGNILDDEQKFAMMQHLEDEFVPEHQRGKYTEFFTSALVMEWGLRIFMERHHFTSREMALERIKQQEQSYIASLSDDFMLKYH, from the exons ATGGCATTATCGCAATTAGTTGAAAAATTGAAG TTTGGTGAAAAGTATATTTTAGCTAATATTGTAGTTATGCCGTTAGCAAAACCACCGGATTGTGACGAGTGTAGGCTTCCAGCGCGAAACAAATTCCTGACGCTTGATATCTGGGAATCGTTTGTATACCGAAAGCTGTACGATCTGTTCCGCAAACATATTGTCGAACATGATAAGGATCCGCTGTACCAGTTAAACACGGAATACCACTTGATTTGCAACGATCGGCCTTACCTGCAAATGAAATATGTGTTCCGAGACAAACATTATCGCAACAATTTAAACATTCTATTCAAGGAAAAGCtcacaaatttgcatgaaacttgTGTTTACGTAGAGATCAGCGATCTGGGGCAGGCCATTTTCGATAAAGTGGAAAATCTTGGCAAAACTATACAGCGCTTGTCTAGAGAAATCGAACAATCTAGGCGAGAAAATACTAATGTTGCCGCAGAAGCAAataagttgaaaatttccaaCAGTTGCTTATCGTCAGAGGTTGAAGAGTACCACCCGGAACCGGTTAAAAAGGGTGCCAGAAACGCCTATGAAGAATACGTTCCCGTTACTCGAAACGGTGCATCTCCAGGCATTAAACGAACTTATAAACCTTCTAAAATAACCGATGGGGGCAAACCGGTTGGCTCTGTGGAGCCTGATCCCTACACGCCGGGAACAATCGACACACCTAGTAAAATATCCTACACGCCAACATCTAGCCCACAGAATAAAGTGGATTCGCGAAGAAACGTTGTTGTCACACCAGTCAAGCCTGAAAAAAATCTCTTCGGGtcagacgatgatgatgagtaCGATCCGACGAGTACAAAAAGTCCTGCCGaacaacagacaaaaaacGATAGCGGAAAAGACATGTTTTCCGATAGTGAACAACACTCGATAAACGACGATTCTGATCTGAAACCGACGGCCTCCGATCCTTCGTATCTTGCGAAGCGAGAAGTTTTACCGCGGAGCAGTAAACAAAATATACGCAGTTTGCTAACTGAAAGTCCGGAAGAGAAGGCACAGCGTAAAGCGTCTAAGAAATTGGCAAAATCGGTGGAAGAAAacctaaataaaataatgcagCTTAAGAAAGTGATTCGTAAAAAAACTGTTCCAAAAAAGGAAGGTTcactaaaaaaacaaagtaaaatagataaaatttGCGAGGTAGCTACAAACATTAGAAGACTGTCTAAGGTGGAAGTGCT CGATTGCATCAACTTGTCGAAGGAAGAAATTTTAGAGACATTCAGTCAATACAAGCAAGAACTGCGGGGGCTATATTTAAGAAATAAGGATCACACGGAACGTCAGTGGAAATCGTCCAGGGAACTGTGCTACTTTACTGATCTTGGAAACATTCTGGACGACGAGCAGAAGTTTGCCATGATGCAGCACCTGGAGGATGAATTTGTGCCAGAACATCAACGAGGAAAG TATACCGAATTTTTTACTTCGGCACTGGTGATGGAGTGGGGGTTACGAATTTTTATGGAACGACACCATTTCACCAGTCGCGAGATGGCCTTAGAACGCATTAAGCAACAGGAACAGTCTTACATTGCCTCCCTATCGGACGATTTCATGTTGAAGTACCATTAA
- the LOC125766669 gene encoding aprataxin and PNK-like factor isoform X2, with amino-acid sequence MKRLVIINTIKQTRNIVPEHSQDIGRGKFLECDDKRISRTHGRISKELKGSKLLLRLESLHINSIFCQKKDCTTDYILKKNETIMLEVGDKFRLLQDGDWFEVGEDTTEIDSQNTDMSVEMESENSTLQDSIQSKRKHEAESAEDTSKKQRIASEDNCEEPSTSSQSLPANDSTNAEKMVCPETNSPDTEATSSVDVKPDPDNLPTSSTIPQVQIKPDPDAPGCNTDSNINGPGTSGGSTADNGPPVAIKPDPDGTGDKAGLGALPPGDANAAVLRPSCDFGIRCYRAGQEHRSAYAHPGDLDYRRPNLPPPPPGSPMCPFGARCYRRNPQHFREYDHPDPNLYF; translated from the exons ATGAAAAGGCTGGTGATTATTAATACTATCAAGCAAACTCGGAATATTGTCCCGGAACATAGCCAAGACATTGGTCGCGGGAAGTTTCTGGAG TGCGATGATAAACGTATTTCTCGAACTCATGGCCGGATTTCGAAGGAATTGAAGGGCTCCAAATTGCTGCTGCGACTGGAGTCTTTGCACATAAATTCAAtcttttgtcaaaaaaaagattgcacCACGGATTACATActgaaaaagaatgaaactaTAATGCTAGAAGTCGGAGACAAGTTTCGGCTTCTTCAAGATGGCGATTGGTTTGAGGTGGGAGAAGACACCACCGAAATAGATTCACAAAATACAGACATGTCCGTGGAAATGGAGAGTGAAAATTCGACATTACAGGATAGCATACAGTCCAAGCGAAAACATGAAGCAGAAAGCGCTGAAGACACATCGAAAAAGCAACGAATAGCAAGTGAGGATAATTGTGAGGAACCGTCAACTTCTTCACAATCTCTACCAGCCAATGACTCTACCAATGCTGAAAAAATGGTTTGTCCCGAAACTAACTCACCCGATACAGAAGCCACTTCGTCAGTTGATGTTAAACCGGACCCCGATAATTTGCCTACCAGTAGTACCATCCCGCAAGTGCAGATCAAACCTGATCCAGACGCACCAGGTTGCAACACAGACTCGAATATTAACGGTCCGGGAACATCCGGGGGCTCTACAGCCGACAATGGGCCTCCTGTAGCTATTAAACCTGATCCGGATGGAACAGGAGACAAAGCGGGACTGGGCGCCTTGCCTCCAGGCGATGCTAATGCTGCCGTGCTACGCCCCTCGTGCGACTTCGGAATACGATGCTATCGAGCCGGTCAAGAACATCGTAGTGCGTACGCCCACCCGGGTGATCTTGACTACCGAAGACCGAACCTACCGCCACCTCCACCGGGATCACCGATGTGTCCATTCGGGGCACGATGTTACAGGCGAAATCCGCAGCATTTTCGTGAATATGATCATCCAGATCCGA atttatatttttag
- the LOC125766669 gene encoding aprataxin and PNK-like factor isoform X1 → MKRLVIINTIKQTRNIVPEHSQDIGRGKFLECDDKRISRTHGRISKELKGSKLLLRLESLHINSIFCQKKDCTTDYILKKNETIMLEVGDKFRLLQDGDWFEVGEDTTEIDSQNTDMSVEMESENSTLQDSIQSKRKHEAESAEDTSKKQRIASEDNCEEPSTSSQSLPANDSTNAEKMVCPETNSPDTEATSSVDVKPDPDNLPTSSTIPQVQIKPDPDAPGCNTDSNINGPGTSGGSTADNGPPVAIKPDPDGTGDKAGLGALPPGDANAAVLRPSCDFGIRCYRAGQEHRSAYAHPGDLDYRRPNLPPPPPGSPMCPFGARCYRRNPQHFREYDHPDPNAELVRPPRRFGAFQRFQRVEDLYNPSDEYDSDDDFDASSLDDYFPDVDYYSDEYESEGDNYDDSGLDC, encoded by the exons ATGAAAAGGCTGGTGATTATTAATACTATCAAGCAAACTCGGAATATTGTCCCGGAACATAGCCAAGACATTGGTCGCGGGAAGTTTCTGGAG TGCGATGATAAACGTATTTCTCGAACTCATGGCCGGATTTCGAAGGAATTGAAGGGCTCCAAATTGCTGCTGCGACTGGAGTCTTTGCACATAAATTCAAtcttttgtcaaaaaaaagattgcacCACGGATTACATActgaaaaagaatgaaactaTAATGCTAGAAGTCGGAGACAAGTTTCGGCTTCTTCAAGATGGCGATTGGTTTGAGGTGGGAGAAGACACCACCGAAATAGATTCACAAAATACAGACATGTCCGTGGAAATGGAGAGTGAAAATTCGACATTACAGGATAGCATACAGTCCAAGCGAAAACATGAAGCAGAAAGCGCTGAAGACACATCGAAAAAGCAACGAATAGCAAGTGAGGATAATTGTGAGGAACCGTCAACTTCTTCACAATCTCTACCAGCCAATGACTCTACCAATGCTGAAAAAATGGTTTGTCCCGAAACTAACTCACCCGATACAGAAGCCACTTCGTCAGTTGATGTTAAACCGGACCCCGATAATTTGCCTACCAGTAGTACCATCCCGCAAGTGCAGATCAAACCTGATCCAGACGCACCAGGTTGCAACACAGACTCGAATATTAACGGTCCGGGAACATCCGGGGGCTCTACAGCCGACAATGGGCCTCCTGTAGCTATTAAACCTGATCCGGATGGAACAGGAGACAAAGCGGGACTGGGCGCCTTGCCTCCAGGCGATGCTAATGCTGCCGTGCTACGCCCCTCGTGCGACTTCGGAATACGATGCTATCGAGCCGGTCAAGAACATCGTAGTGCGTACGCCCACCCGGGTGATCTTGACTACCGAAGACCGAACCTACCGCCACCTCCACCGGGATCACCGATGTGTCCATTCGGGGCACGATGTTACAGGCGAAATCCGCAGCATTTTCGTGAATATGATCATCCAGATCCGA atGCTGAGTTAGTACGTCCACCAAGGCGCTTTGGGGCGTTCCAAAGGTTCCAAAGGGTAGAAGATTTATACAATCCATCTGATGAATACGATTCTGACGATGATTTCGATGCTTCATCTTTGGACGATTACTTCCCTGACGTGGACTATTACAGCGATGAATATGAAAGCGAGGGTGACAATTACGATGATAGTGGTCTGGATTGTTAA
- the LOC125760493 gene encoding early growth response protein 1, translating to MSAKTLTPPQTYSRLFRPWDGKETKFEVPTATCSEPSPGRVLNGEESDSYSDSDSEQTVKSEPIEYNHSPVKSSESFSSKTNAMPDPSILHYPSTDMAAYYHYCYQQQQHQLSEHPLPSQIHPEAQRVPGPIGAFGPSVIDPLGFTYDQMEQEYMRVLSEDAKAKLLASRKQRPKKFKCPHCDVAFSNNGQLKGHIRIHTGERPFKCDEPSCGKTFTRNEELTRHKRIHTGIRPYGCQTCGKKFGRRDHLKKHTKTHLPQERYTYGLMPASAAAAAAAAMLMPMYASHVFGY from the exons atgtCGGCTAAAACACTAACGCCACCACAAACGTACTCGCGACTGTTTCGTCCTTGGGACGGTAAGGAGACCAAGTTCGAAGTACCCACGGCAACGTGCAGCGAACCAAGCCCGGGTCGTGTGCTGAACGGTGAAGAATCGGACTCGTACAGTGACAGTGACAGTGAGCAAACGGTGAAATCAGAACCAATCGAGTACAATCACAGTCCAGTGAAATCAAGTGAGAGCTTCAGCTCGAAGACAAACGCCATGCCGGATCCATCGATATTGCATTATCCTTCAACGGATATGGCCGCGTATTATCATTATTGctatcagcaacagcagcaccaattGTCCGAACATCCTTTACCGAGCCAAATACACCCGGAAGCGCAAAGAGTTCCAGGTCCGATTGGAGCATTCGGCCCATCAGTGATCGATCCACTTGGATTCACGTACGATCAAATGGAGCAAGAGTATATGCGCGTGTTGAGCGAAGATGCCAAAGCGAAGCTACTGGCCAGCCGTAAACAGCGGCCAAAAAAGTTCAAATGTCCACACTGCGATGTAGCGTTCTCCAACAACGGACAGCTTAAGGGACACATCCGTATTCATACTG GAGAGCGACCATTCAAGTGTGATGAGCCTAGCTGCGGTAAAACGTTCACCCGTAATGAGGAACTAACGCGCCATAAACGAATTCACACCGGCATCCGGCCGTACGGCTGTCAAACGTGTGGTAAAAAGTTCGGTCGGCGGGATCACCTGAAGAAGCATACCAAAACACACTTGCCCCAGGAACGTTACACCTACGGGCTGATGCCAGCctcggcagcagcagccgcagcagcagctatGTTGATGCCGATGTACGCATCACATGTCTTTGGATACTAA